In Leptospira langatensis, a single window of DNA contains:
- a CDS encoding ComEC/Rec2 family competence protein, translated as MGLSLEKHYREWIPASLFSYFLAGILSGCFLENFYPDLTLVWISVHAIIIIFLSLRERKSKKILFLSWGTIFFLFLAVCGYTKRSAPFLSESQIWKKGFQSKIETLLDEANIQNEAREISLGLVLGDAKNLSKDFKKKAKEGGILHLFAASGLHLGILIGCLFSLFKRMPFLGYSLPRILPVLLGFLYLAMLGFPISLARAWVFSTWILLQSLLFRRSRPTDLLLISAGILYLWDPDRSFGVSFLLSFGAVAGILLLLPSLKHCLPKIPEEKTILSRFLGFWRENLAVSTAAGLGTLPSLIYYFGSYSFGSLGLNLILVPVCGILLPLLYFSLLLQACSLSILAKPIWQIVVSLLEFLERTTLFWSELDLSLVHYYRGKTKFFALGIWTLFLLFLFLWKWIGAPQEEEDVELDLTLSETDPFVKRRGAASLSKNRIQDRTIPKFNRVCLSHSSFPAVLRKRIWILGFAFCFFFQVTLARSSYWIEIPPVFFGDKFSFVLQEERKLSLIGKCKYSSKIFYRSFGRDPELFCGDHLNTREIYIEHESCLQWISECVRRRKDLSLKYGGKDKPKIAGFENWIRVPKAKEFSLPTPAKKMIRFEVGKDSLIELGKSTKAGSGIILLLPRFNIPEDPRQWNRVRKQLGIGPGWKFIGSDELPGIPVL; from the coding sequence ATGGGCCTGTCCTTAGAAAAGCATTATAGAGAATGGATCCCCGCTTCCTTATTTTCTTATTTTCTGGCCGGGATCCTATCCGGTTGTTTTTTAGAGAATTTTTATCCGGATCTTACTCTGGTCTGGATCTCCGTACATGCAATTATTATAATATTTCTTTCTCTCCGAGAGAGAAAAAGCAAAAAGATCCTCTTCCTTTCCTGGGGGACGATCTTTTTCCTATTCTTAGCCGTTTGCGGATATACGAAACGATCTGCACCCTTCTTGTCCGAATCCCAAATCTGGAAGAAGGGTTTTCAATCCAAGATCGAAACGCTTTTGGATGAGGCAAATATCCAGAACGAGGCGAGAGAAATTTCCTTAGGACTGGTTCTAGGAGATGCGAAAAACCTCAGCAAGGACTTCAAGAAAAAGGCTAAAGAAGGAGGGATCTTACATTTATTCGCAGCATCCGGTCTTCATCTAGGAATATTGATTGGCTGTTTGTTCTCCCTCTTCAAACGAATGCCATTCTTAGGATATTCCCTACCTAGAATATTGCCAGTTCTATTAGGATTTCTTTATTTAGCTATGTTAGGGTTTCCGATCTCCCTAGCCAGAGCCTGGGTCTTTTCTACTTGGATCTTATTACAATCCTTGCTGTTTAGAAGATCCAGACCCACGGATCTTTTGCTCATTTCGGCGGGGATATTGTATCTCTGGGATCCGGATCGATCCTTCGGAGTTTCTTTCCTACTTTCCTTCGGAGCAGTCGCGGGCATCCTACTCTTACTTCCTAGTCTGAAGCATTGTTTACCGAAAATCCCGGAAGAGAAAACGATCTTAAGCAGATTTTTAGGATTCTGGAGAGAAAATCTAGCTGTCTCCACAGCGGCAGGTTTGGGGACCCTACCTAGTCTCATCTACTATTTCGGATCTTACAGCTTTGGTTCCTTGGGTCTAAATCTGATCTTGGTCCCGGTTTGCGGGATCTTATTACCTCTATTATATTTTTCTTTATTACTCCAAGCTTGTTCCCTTTCTATTCTTGCAAAGCCGATCTGGCAGATCGTTGTATCTCTTCTGGAATTCTTAGAGAGGACCACCCTATTCTGGAGTGAGCTGGATTTGAGCCTGGTCCACTATTACCGAGGAAAAACGAAATTCTTTGCCTTAGGGATCTGGACGCTATTCTTACTCTTCTTGTTCTTGTGGAAATGGATCGGAGCACCCCAGGAAGAAGAAGATGTCGAATTAGATCTAACCCTATCCGAAACAGATCCTTTCGTAAAGCGACGCGGAGCCGCAAGTCTTAGTAAAAATCGAATTCAGGACCGGACGATCCCTAAGTTCAATAGAGTCTGTCTTTCTCACTCCTCATTTCCAGCAGTTCTTCGAAAAAGGATTTGGATCCTTGGATTTGCATTTTGCTTCTTCTTCCAAGTAACGCTCGCCAGATCTTCCTATTGGATCGAGATCCCTCCAGTGTTCTTCGGAGACAAATTCAGTTTTGTACTACAAGAAGAAAGAAAGCTCTCTCTGATCGGTAAATGCAAGTATAGCTCCAAAATATTCTACAGGTCCTTTGGAAGAGATCCTGAATTGTTCTGCGGAGACCATTTAAATACAAGAGAGATCTATATAGAGCACGAATCCTGTCTCCAATGGATCTCGGAATGCGTACGCAGAAGAAAGGATCTCAGCCTCAAATACGGAGGAAAAGATAAACCGAAGATAGCGGGTTTTGAAAATTGGATCCGCGTACCCAAAGCGAAGGAGTTCTCCTTGCCCACCCCCGCAAAAAAAATGATCCGATTCGAAGTAGGAAAGGACTCCTTGATCGAATTGGGTAAAAGTACCAAAGCAGGCTCCGGGATCATCCTACTCCTACCCAGATTCAATATCCCGGAAGATCCGAGGCAATGGAACCGAGTGAGAAAACAGCTTGGAATCGGCCCCGGCTGGAAGTTTATTGGAAGCGATGAGCTCCCCGGAATACCCGTTTTATAA
- a CDS encoding electron transfer flavoprotein subunit beta/FixA family protein produces MKIIVLVKQVPDTETNIKVGDKSINETGIKWIISPYDEFAIEEGLRLREKNGGEVIAVSLGPDRVQESLRQAYAMGADRAVQIKVDNYVPFDTTLTSELIANFAKSENADVIIGGRQSIDSDSSQVVVQVAEALGIAHIAFAVSLEISGTAVKSTKEVEGGTQVVETSLPVAITAQKGLNEPRYPNLKGLMAAKKKPIETKTPADLGNPTSKIEVVGLEPPPPRIPGRKLEAADAKGFAEQLVKALREEAKVI; encoded by the coding sequence ATGAAGATCATCGTTTTAGTGAAACAAGTACCTGACACCGAAACGAATATCAAAGTCGGGGACAAGTCCATCAACGAAACCGGAATTAAATGGATTATCTCTCCGTACGACGAATTCGCAATTGAAGAAGGACTTAGATTACGCGAGAAAAACGGAGGAGAGGTGATTGCTGTATCTCTCGGACCGGACCGCGTGCAAGAGTCTTTACGCCAAGCTTATGCTATGGGAGCAGACCGTGCCGTTCAGATCAAAGTGGACAATTACGTTCCATTCGATACGACTCTGACCTCGGAACTGATCGCTAACTTCGCAAAATCAGAAAACGCAGACGTTATTATCGGCGGACGCCAATCCATCGACAGCGACAGCTCACAAGTAGTTGTTCAAGTTGCTGAGGCTCTTGGTATCGCTCATATCGCTTTCGCAGTAAGTTTAGAAATCAGCGGAACCGCAGTGAAATCCACTAAAGAAGTGGAAGGTGGAACTCAAGTTGTTGAGACCAGCCTGCCTGTCGCTATCACAGCTCAAAAAGGATTAAACGAACCTCGTTATCCGAACCTGAAAGGTTTGATGGCTGCTAAGAAGAAGCCGATCGAAACCAAAACTCCTGCCGACCTAGGCAACCCTACTAGCAAGATCGAAGTCGTTGGACTGGAGCCACCTCCACCACGTATTCCTGGTCGTAAGCTGGAAGCGGCTGACGCAAAAGGTTTCGCAGAGCAACTCGTTAAAGCTCTTCGCGAAGAAGCTAAGGTTATCTAA
- the rsmA gene encoding 16S rRNA (adenine(1518)-N(6)/adenine(1519)-N(6))-dimethyltransferase RsmA, which translates to MSSPEYPFYKPTAIREFLSQRSSAPLKKWGQNFLIDPNAIRTLFQSADEKALSNSELVIEIGPGLGALSHLLAGLNKKLRLYEIDPVYYEWLKEFLPETEIILGDARETLPRSETRTCFLFGNLPYYITSELILLSLERLERLQGAVFLVQKEFAQRITQEISSLSIYAGAYGVFQSKKTIKAGCFYPPPNVDSSILTYSSNKRFQKKESFLVLELLCRTVFWGKRKKIGSSLKEAPLHSFYPQGLPFSLSEEVLRQKLKLSLESTGLSFDKRPEELLAEDFYKIADQFQLP; encoded by the coding sequence ATGAGCTCCCCGGAATACCCGTTTTATAAACCAACCGCTATCCGGGAATTCCTCTCTCAAAGATCCTCCGCTCCTCTCAAGAAATGGGGCCAAAATTTTCTGATCGATCCGAATGCTATCCGCACATTATTCCAAAGTGCAGATGAGAAGGCCTTGTCCAATTCGGAACTTGTGATCGAGATCGGTCCAGGCCTGGGAGCCCTTTCCCATCTTTTAGCCGGATTAAATAAAAAGCTCAGATTGTACGAGATCGATCCCGTATATTACGAATGGTTGAAGGAGTTCCTCCCGGAGACAGAGATCATTTTAGGGGACGCGAGAGAGACCCTTCCCCGATCGGAAACCCGGACCTGCTTTTTATTCGGAAATCTTCCTTACTATATCACTTCAGAACTCATACTACTCTCTTTGGAAAGATTGGAACGATTACAGGGAGCAGTCTTCTTGGTGCAAAAAGAATTCGCACAAAGGATCACGCAAGAAATCTCTTCTCTCTCTATCTATGCCGGTGCCTACGGAGTTTTTCAAAGTAAGAAGACGATCAAGGCAGGATGTTTTTACCCTCCGCCAAATGTGGATTCGAGTATCCTTACCTATTCTTCTAATAAACGTTTTCAGAAGAAGGAATCCTTTCTCGTTTTAGAGCTACTTTGTCGTACCGTTTTTTGGGGTAAGAGAAAGAAGATCGGTTCTTCCTTAAAGGAAGCTCCATTACATTCTTTCTATCCTCAAGGGCTTCCCTTTTCCCTTTCTGAAGAAGTCTTAAGACAAAAATTGAAACTCTCTTTAGAGTCCACCGGGCTTTCCTTCGACAAACGACCGGAAGAATTATTAGCCGAAGACTTTTACAAGATAGCAGACCAATTCCAACTTCCGTAA
- the trpS gene encoding tryptophan--tRNA ligase, whose amino-acid sequence MRILTGVQPSGKLHLGNYFSVIRKLVEYQNNVDLFCFVADMHALTTFTSAKNQTENTYDAVCDFLALGIDPDKCTFWIQSEVPEVTELTWYLSMSITVPKLELAHSYKDKVAKGITPSGGLFFYPVLMAADILAFDSDRVPVGKDQKQHLEYTRDIAERFNAQYGDTFKLPEPEIDEETAIVPGVDGAKMSKSYGNTINFFDDEKKLKKSVMGIVTDSAGVDEAKDYEKSVIYAIHSLFLDAQGKKDLQSRFSTPGTGYGDLKKALLENILDYFGPYRKEREKIAADPAFVRSVMKKGSEKARSTSSQILDRVRGKLGIGLSRI is encoded by the coding sequence ATGAGGATATTAACCGGGGTACAACCCTCTGGTAAATTGCATTTAGGCAATTATTTCTCCGTCATACGTAAGTTAGTCGAATACCAAAATAATGTGGATCTATTCTGTTTCGTGGCGGATATGCACGCGTTGACCACATTCACTTCTGCAAAGAACCAAACCGAGAACACATACGACGCTGTCTGCGATTTCCTAGCGCTGGGGATCGATCCGGACAAATGCACCTTTTGGATCCAATCCGAAGTTCCCGAAGTTACAGAGCTAACCTGGTACTTAAGCATGTCCATTACTGTTCCTAAACTGGAACTGGCTCATTCTTATAAGGATAAGGTTGCAAAAGGGATTACACCTAGCGGCGGACTTTTCTTTTATCCGGTGTTAATGGCTGCGGATATTTTGGCCTTCGATAGCGATCGGGTTCCTGTTGGAAAGGACCAAAAGCAACATTTGGAATATACCAGGGATATCGCAGAACGTTTCAACGCTCAGTACGGCGATACATTCAAACTCCCCGAGCCTGAGATAGACGAGGAGACCGCTATCGTCCCAGGTGTCGACGGAGCGAAGATGTCTAAGTCTTACGGAAACACGATCAATTTCTTTGACGACGAAAAGAAGCTGAAGAAATCCGTGATGGGGATCGTAACCGATTCCGCCGGAGTGGATGAAGCAAAGGATTATGAGAAAAGTGTAATATATGCCATCCATTCTCTCTTCTTAGATGCGCAAGGGAAGAAGGATCTACAATCCAGATTTTCTACGCCGGGAACCGGATATGGGGATCTAAAAAAAGCTCTCTTGGAGAATATCCTAGATTACTTCGGCCCATATCGCAAAGAAAGGGAAAAGATTGCCGCCGATCCAGCATTTGTTCGTTCCGTAATGAAGAAGGGTTCGGAAAAAGCGAGATCTACATCTTCCCAGATACTAGATCGGGTCCGTGGAAAATTGGGGATCGGCCTCTCTCGGATCTAA
- a CDS encoding TetR/AcrR family transcriptional regulator, which yields MSTGRPIEYDREHSLQKALELFWRNGYKGTNLKDLCDETGLSKSSLYSVFGDKHQIFLLSIQTYSDGLLDELLLEYGSSKSPLRFIEKVLLDLAEEASPGKDRKGCLVMNSATEFAQTDPQVAKIVGNTLRKMTSIFEDAVKSGQESSDINKNVEPHPTALFLVNSIAGMKTMVKAGHPKKELLEIAKSVMKHL from the coding sequence GTGAGCACTGGTCGACCCATTGAATATGATAGAGAACATTCTCTTCAAAAAGCCTTAGAATTGTTTTGGCGTAATGGATACAAGGGTACTAATCTCAAAGATCTTTGCGATGAAACCGGACTTTCCAAGAGTAGTCTTTATTCTGTTTTCGGGGACAAGCATCAAATCTTCTTACTTAGTATTCAGACTTATAGTGACGGTCTTTTAGACGAACTTCTACTAGAATATGGAAGTAGCAAATCTCCTTTGCGATTCATTGAGAAAGTACTTCTCGATCTTGCCGAAGAAGCAAGCCCAGGAAAAGACCGAAAAGGCTGCCTCGTCATGAATTCGGCGACTGAATTTGCGCAAACCGATCCTCAAGTTGCCAAAATCGTAGGAAATACCCTCCGAAAAATGACCTCTATATTCGAGGATGCTGTGAAATCGGGACAAGAAAGTTCAGATATAAATAAGAACGTCGAACCGCATCCGACAGCTCTCTTTCTCGTGAATTCAATCGCAGGAATGAAAACGATGGTAAAGGCAGGTCATCCAAAAAAAGAATTACTCGAAATAGCGAAATCCGTTATGAAGCATTTGTAA
- a CDS encoding electron transfer flavoprotein subunit alpha/FixB family protein, whose translation MSNVLIVGELKNGELKKISKEITSAGRKIADALGGKVTALLIGSGVEKFAGDLGAVGADSVVTVNAGDFNAETWANLVAGVIKDKNPSVVLLPHTSQGKDYSPRVAVKAGAGIVADVVGLSVDGGKVVAKKPIYSGKAYGNFKVTSPVAIFTVRPNSQEVVQKAGGGAVEAASPAAGDAKVKIVSSDLSGGNKVQLAEASIIVSGGRGIKGPENWPVLQGLADVLGAALGASRAAVDAGWIPHSHQVGQTGKTVSPNCYIACGISGAIQHLAGMGSSKYIVAINKDGDAPIFKVATYGVVGDLFEVVPALTDEFKKVLG comes from the coding sequence GTGAGCAACGTATTAATCGTAGGCGAACTCAAAAACGGAGAACTCAAAAAGATCTCCAAAGAAATCACTTCCGCGGGCCGCAAGATCGCAGACGCTCTCGGAGGAAAAGTTACCGCTCTTTTGATCGGATCCGGAGTTGAAAAATTCGCAGGAGACCTGGGAGCAGTAGGCGCAGACAGCGTAGTAACCGTTAACGCAGGCGACTTCAATGCTGAGACTTGGGCAAATCTGGTTGCAGGAGTGATCAAGGACAAGAATCCATCTGTGGTTCTTCTTCCTCACACTTCTCAAGGAAAAGATTATTCCCCAAGAGTGGCAGTGAAAGCTGGCGCAGGGATCGTAGCCGACGTAGTCGGTCTTTCCGTAGACGGAGGAAAAGTCGTAGCTAAGAAGCCGATCTACTCCGGAAAAGCATACGGTAATTTCAAAGTTACTAGCCCAGTCGCTATCTTCACCGTTCGTCCGAACTCTCAAGAAGTAGTTCAGAAAGCGGGAGGAGGCGCAGTAGAAGCTGCAAGCCCAGCAGCAGGCGACGCAAAAGTTAAGATCGTATCTTCCGACCTAAGCGGTGGGAACAAGGTCCAATTGGCAGAAGCTTCTATCATCGTGTCCGGCGGACGCGGTATCAAAGGACCAGAAAACTGGCCAGTTCTCCAAGGATTGGCAGATGTTCTTGGCGCAGCTTTGGGAGCTTCTCGTGCAGCAGTCGATGCTGGCTGGATCCCTCATAGCCACCAAGTTGGTCAGACTGGAAAAACCGTTTCCCCGAACTGCTATATCGCATGCGGAATCTCCGGAGCGATCCAGCACTTGGCCGGAATGGGCTCTTCTAAGTACATCGTAGCTATAAACAAGGACGGAGACGCTCCGATCTTCAAAGTTGCTACCTACGGAGTCGTGGGAGATCTTTTCGAAGTCGTGCCAGCTCTTACCGACGAGTTTAAAAAAGTACTTGGATAA
- a CDS encoding LIC10362 family protein, producing the protein MLYSVVLTLICLVSLVLGLRGLGNSSKNLDAIRGAIEGSISSPLLKTSWIWFVFLVSFFLLPFFWGLTLFIKTDANVVVIIFGIVWIYFWSRTLILFR; encoded by the coding sequence ATGCTGTATTCTGTCGTATTAACTTTGATTTGCCTCGTAAGTTTAGTATTAGGGCTCCGAGGTTTGGGGAATTCCTCTAAAAACCTGGATGCGATCCGGGGAGCAATCGAAGGATCGATCTCTTCTCCCTTGCTCAAAACCTCTTGGATCTGGTTTGTTTTTCTAGTTTCTTTCTTTCTCTTACCGTTTTTTTGGGGGCTTACCCTATTCATAAAAACGGATGCGAATGTGGTAGTGATCATTTTCGGAATCGTTTGGATCTATTTCTGGAGTAGAACACTCATTCTGTTCCGATAA
- a CDS encoding LolA family protein, producing MASSKGILSFMGAAVLLVCGTSILSDPGRDRLNSVIGKMNEISSFRASITINNELTGTLSYKKPNQIHVKFSDGRVIASNGRYLWFYSPSRGIVGKQDVKGLTGGMAGLLSGYEEVTPVGGSIRLKSNNRTYEEIVVTLGPDNTPRTLRMKNKGSGEYTSVSFSGVQTNVGLSASLFNFGAPSNAQIVENPLNERE from the coding sequence ATGGCTTCATCCAAGGGTATCTTATCCTTTATGGGTGCCGCAGTTCTATTGGTCTGCGGCACTTCTATTTTATCCGATCCAGGTAGGGATCGACTCAATTCAGTCATCGGAAAGATGAATGAGATCAGTAGTTTTCGGGCCAGCATTACCATTAATAACGAGCTGACCGGAACCCTTTCTTATAAAAAACCCAATCAGATCCATGTAAAATTCTCCGACGGAAGAGTGATTGCTTCCAACGGACGATATCTCTGGTTTTATTCCCCTTCCAGAGGGATTGTAGGTAAGCAGGACGTAAAAGGACTGACTGGTGGAATGGCCGGACTATTATCCGGTTACGAAGAAGTGACGCCAGTCGGCGGTTCTATCCGTCTAAAATCCAATAACCGGACGTACGAGGAAATCGTGGTCACATTGGGACCCGATAATACTCCCAGGACTCTTAGAATGAAAAATAAGGGAAGCGGCGAATATACCTCCGTAAGCTTTTCCGGCGTGCAAACGAATGTTGGTCTTTCTGCATCACTCTTCAATTTCGGAGCTCCTTCGAACGCACAAATTGTGGAGAACCCTCTGAACGAAAGGGAGTAA